In Paenibacillus hexagrammi, the following are encoded in one genomic region:
- a CDS encoding anti-sigma factor family protein produces MTDHIEDLISAYIDYELTEEERKLVEEHLEQCLECSALRNDLLAIQNQIFTSLRPIEAPVSLEDKVITELKMKVSTSRTRLRKWFLVPILTVLVLFVIVAIFSNSILFNLSSILVKFGFNMIYAIGNVLGAEPLMVLSMAVIALVIIITSGLSIKHLLKSKVIQGDSI; encoded by the coding sequence TTGACTGACCATATCGAGGATCTCATATCCGCTTATATAGATTATGAATTGACAGAAGAAGAACGCAAGCTTGTCGAAGAGCATTTGGAGCAGTGTCTGGAGTGCTCCGCGTTACGCAATGATTTGCTGGCTATCCAGAATCAGATATTTACTTCATTACGCCCTATTGAAGCACCCGTTAGCCTGGAAGATAAAGTTATTACAGAATTAAAGATGAAGGTGTCAACTTCACGTACACGATTGCGTAAATGGTTCTTGGTTCCAATTCTAACTGTACTAGTTCTATTTGTAATAGTTGCTATATTCTCTAATTCCATTCTATTTAATCTGAGTTCAATCTTAGTTAAGTTCGGATTTAATATGATTTATGCAATTGGCAACGTGTTGGGGGCCGAACCGTTAATGGTTTTGAGTATGGCTGTAATTGCTCTTGTGATCATTATCACATCCGGCTTATCGATCAAGCACTTGCTGAAATCTAAAGTAATTCAGGGGGATTCGATTTGA
- a CDS encoding RNA polymerase sigma factor, whose product MDQELYEVIRTAKAGDKEAFALLIKRYKASVYRYAFGMLSDRMEAEDVAQEAFIKAFYALPKLENSFAFTSWLTRIVSNLCYDRLQKRKKENTSPQEWVETTTQIDLKQTDLQMSIQEAMNTLSPEHKEVIILRDVEGYTYDEIAGMIHIPVGTVKSRINAARLLLRKEMKRGMEE is encoded by the coding sequence GTGGATCAAGAATTATATGAAGTAATCCGCACAGCTAAAGCTGGCGATAAAGAAGCATTCGCCTTGCTTATCAAGAGATATAAAGCCAGCGTGTATCGCTATGCATTCGGCATGCTGTCAGATCGGATGGAAGCAGAAGATGTGGCTCAAGAAGCTTTTATTAAAGCATTCTATGCACTTCCCAAGCTTGAAAATAGCTTTGCTTTTACATCGTGGTTAACTCGCATTGTCTCTAATTTGTGCTACGATAGGCTGCAAAAGCGTAAAAAGGAGAATACGTCGCCACAGGAGTGGGTTGAAACGACAACACAAATCGATTTAAAGCAAACCGATCTGCAGATGTCCATACAAGAAGCTATGAATACATTAAGCCCGGAACACAAAGAAGTTATTATCCTACGAGATGTGGAAGGTTATACTTATGACGAAATTGCCGGGATGATCCACATTCCTGTTGGAACCGTTAAATCACGCATAAACGCCGCGCGGCTTTTGCTGCGCAAGGAAATGAAAAGGGGAATGGAGGAATAG
- a CDS encoding phosphatase PAP2 family protein, whose protein sequence is MNRLLIWHPLLEMGFMLFVLIGGELWDEGLRRLFHCTGPKNIVGTFPSEQTLITITFLGFALFLFVRHLHVTWVRTVASALLVLAVSLLVGLSRVYFNIQYPSDVMAGYVFGGVWLSLNIMMLEIFRLTKWNKMSLSTSS, encoded by the coding sequence ATGAATCGCTTGCTTATCTGGCACCCTCTGCTTGAAATGGGGTTCATGTTGTTCGTTTTAATCGGAGGTGAACTGTGGGACGAGGGACTACGGAGACTTTTTCATTGCACGGGACCGAAGAATATTGTAGGAACCTTTCCCAGCGAACAAACGTTAATAACGATCACATTCTTAGGTTTCGCGTTATTTTTATTTGTACGGCATCTGCATGTGACATGGGTTCGAACAGTGGCATCTGCACTCTTGGTGCTTGCTGTTTCCTTACTTGTGGGGCTTAGCAGAGTTTATTTCAACATCCAATATCCGAGTGATGTGATGGCAGGCTATGTGTTCGGAGGAGTTTGGTTGAGCTTAAATATCATGATGTTAGAAATTTTCCGGCTCACTAAATGGAATAAGATGAGCTTGTCGACTTCATCGTAG
- a CDS encoding undecaprenyl-diphosphatase: MDYQVFQFINHLAASIPSMNPLMRFLAQDAEYLFYLGVVIYWLTRLPMNRRMVASALLSACAALGIGGIISHFFYRDRPFVHHAVIQLIQHPANASFPSDHATGAFVIAAAIWMYRKKDGTVWLTIASLIALSRIWTGVHYPLDVTAGAFLGIVSAISVHQLFERSAIAKRYLQLSIDTYEIIEQKIWTKRSKINKTRSEM, from the coding sequence ATGGATTATCAGGTTTTTCAGTTCATTAATCATTTAGCGGCAAGCATTCCATCAATGAATCCATTGATGCGCTTTTTAGCACAAGATGCAGAGTATTTGTTTTACTTAGGCGTCGTTATTTATTGGTTAACTAGGCTTCCCATGAACCGAAGAATGGTGGCCTCAGCCCTCTTGTCGGCTTGCGCAGCCCTTGGCATCGGGGGAATCATTTCACATTTCTTTTATCGCGACAGACCTTTTGTTCATCATGCTGTTATTCAATTAATTCAACATCCGGCTAATGCATCTTTTCCTAGCGATCATGCAACAGGAGCATTTGTAATCGCAGCTGCTATCTGGATGTACCGAAAAAAGGACGGCACAGTGTGGTTAACAATAGCATCGCTGATTGCTTTATCACGCATCTGGACAGGTGTTCATTATCCACTTGATGTAACAGCCGGAGCCTTCTTGGGGATAGTGAGTGCCATTTCCGTGCATCAGCTGTTCGAACGGTCTGCAATTGCTAAACGTTATTTACAGCTATCCATAGACACCTATGAAATTATCGAGCAAAAGATATGGACGAAGCGATCAAAAATCAATAAAACGAGGAGTGAGATGTAA
- a CDS encoding YdhK family protein produces the protein MNKKIALLSAAVILAVTLSACGKTSNQETNKSQQETNHSGMKMDSMNHTSSDKLPDGMREADNPKFKAGSHAVIHTDHMPGMDGAAATIVKVYQTTVYAVSYVPTTGGEKVTNHKWVVQEEIKDAGNKPLNKGTEVTLMADHMPGMNGVKATIDSAEQTNVYIVDYTPTTGGAPVTNHKWVTESELSAK, from the coding sequence ATGAATAAGAAGATTGCTTTACTTAGTGCGGCTGTGATACTAGCTGTTACTTTAAGTGCATGTGGCAAAACTTCAAATCAAGAGACAAACAAGAGTCAGCAAGAGACGAATCATTCAGGCATGAAGATGGACAGCATGAACCATACATCTTCGGACAAGCTCCCTGATGGTATGAGAGAGGCTGATAATCCTAAATTTAAAGCTGGTAGCCACGCAGTTATACACACTGATCATATGCCGGGCATGGACGGCGCTGCAGCAACGATCGTCAAGGTTTATCAAACCACTGTATACGCTGTTTCGTACGTCCCAACAACAGGCGGTGAAAAGGTTACGAACCACAAATGGGTTGTACAAGAGGAAATAAAGGATGCGGGAAATAAACCACTGAATAAAGGAACTGAAGTTACTCTAATGGCCGATCACATGCCCGGTATGAATGGAGTGAAGGCAACCATAGATTCAGCCGAGCAAACAAACGTATATATCGTAGACTATACACCGACAACCGGCGGTGCACCTGTTACAAACCATAAATGGGTCACCGAAAGCGAGCTATCGGCAAAATAA
- a CDS encoding NADH:flavin oxidoreductase translates to MNTQKSQVDSKRLGPLFDSFKLGNLNLKNRVVMAPMTRAFSPGGVPGPDVAAYYRRRAENGVGLIITEGTLINDPAATNNPNIPNFHGEEALKGWARVVAEVHEAGGLIMPQLWHIGTDRKVGAVPNPEELPIGPSGIDLVTGEQVNEPMSQERIDSVIDAYAQAAADAKRIGFDGIELHGAHGYLIDQFFWERTNQRTDKYGGDLVKRTRFAAEIIAACRRAVGPDFPIILRISQWKSSDYAAKLAVSPDELAQFLAPLVEAGVDVFHCSTRRFWEPEFAGSDLNLAGWVKQLTGKPTITVGSVGLDNEFISSFRGETAGTANVDSLIDKLDNGEFDLVAVGRALLVDPAWAAKVRDGRLDELKPFTPEALGSLS, encoded by the coding sequence ATGAATACTCAAAAGAGCCAAGTGGACTCCAAGCGTCTAGGACCTTTATTTGACTCCTTTAAGCTAGGAAACTTGAATCTAAAGAACCGGGTCGTCATGGCTCCAATGACGAGAGCGTTCTCTCCCGGAGGAGTGCCGGGTCCTGATGTGGCGGCATATTACCGCCGCCGTGCTGAGAACGGTGTAGGGCTTATTATTACAGAGGGCACGCTGATCAACGATCCGGCTGCCACCAATAATCCGAATATTCCTAATTTCCATGGAGAGGAAGCTCTTAAGGGTTGGGCTCGCGTTGTTGCAGAAGTACATGAAGCCGGCGGGTTGATTATGCCCCAATTGTGGCATATCGGCACGGATCGGAAGGTCGGAGCCGTTCCAAACCCAGAGGAGCTTCCGATCGGACCCTCGGGCATAGATCTAGTAACCGGGGAACAAGTCAACGAGCCAATGAGTCAGGAAAGGATCGATTCCGTTATTGACGCATACGCACAAGCAGCGGCGGACGCCAAGCGGATCGGCTTTGACGGAATTGAGCTACATGGTGCCCACGGTTATTTAATCGATCAGTTTTTTTGGGAACGAACTAACCAGCGCACCGATAAATATGGTGGAGACCTTGTGAAAAGAACCCGCTTTGCGGCTGAAATTATCGCGGCTTGCCGTCGCGCCGTTGGTCCCGATTTCCCTATCATACTGCGAATATCGCAATGGAAATCAAGTGATTACGCGGCCAAATTGGCAGTTTCTCCCGATGAATTGGCTCAATTCCTTGCGCCGCTTGTAGAGGCTGGTGTTGATGTATTTCACTGTTCAACCCGCCGCTTCTGGGAACCAGAGTTTGCCGGCTCCGATCTTAATTTGGCGGGCTGGGTGAAACAATTAACCGGTAAACCTACCATCACTGTTGGCTCCGTAGGTCTCGATAATGAGTTTATCTCGTCGTTTAGAGGAGAAACTGCAGGTACGGCGAACGTGGATTCCTTGATCGACAAGCTCGACAACGGGGAGTTCGATTTGGTTGCAGTCGGCCGTGCGTTACTGGTTGACCCGGCGTGGGCCGCTAAGGTACGAGATGGCCGGCTTGATGAGCTGAAGCCTTTTACTCCTGAAGCGCTCGGTTCGCTATCTTGA
- a CDS encoding LysR family transcriptional regulator encodes MEIRQLEYFVAVCKEMHFSRAAEKLCTTQSNLSQQIKFLENELGLPLFDRLGRRIALTDAGRILLEQAHQIFERIDYIKGAITDLKQMEGGKLDIGILPGDGDLLFDALLIDFHRRYPKLTISVTETMDVYEQVVDGKRDLGVTTLPQNPDERIITIPLFHEEFALAVPYDHPVAKSKAIPFEQLQQLKMVMFGPEHQITKIIRTCCQEHGIEINTPIVTSTLSTLLSLVAQGIGVAVLPRMLLDYLHHDRISTVTLLNPTPSQEICILYRTDRFLGQAAKVFIEELQSFIRSVAASTKSLG; translated from the coding sequence ATGGAAATTAGGCAGCTTGAATACTTTGTAGCTGTATGTAAGGAGATGCATTTTTCAAGGGCAGCCGAGAAGCTGTGCACGACGCAGTCGAACTTGAGTCAACAAATCAAGTTTTTGGAAAATGAGCTTGGGCTGCCGTTATTCGATCGACTTGGCAGGCGCATTGCGTTAACTGATGCTGGAAGGATTTTGTTAGAACAAGCTCATCAGATTTTTGAACGCATTGATTATATTAAAGGAGCGATCACAGATCTGAAACAAATGGAAGGAGGCAAGCTCGACATCGGGATTTTACCTGGGGATGGGGACCTGTTGTTTGATGCACTATTGATTGACTTTCACCGCAGATACCCCAAACTTACCATTAGCGTTACGGAGACGATGGACGTCTATGAACAAGTTGTCGACGGTAAAAGGGATCTGGGCGTCACGACGCTGCCGCAGAATCCGGATGAACGGATCATAACGATTCCGTTATTTCATGAGGAGTTTGCTTTGGCCGTACCGTACGATCACCCCGTTGCAAAGTCAAAGGCGATTCCATTTGAACAGCTGCAGCAGCTCAAGATGGTTATGTTCGGTCCTGAGCATCAAATAACGAAAATTATTCGCACCTGCTGTCAAGAGCACGGCATTGAGATCAACACCCCGATTGTGACTTCGACGTTATCGACGCTGCTTTCCTTAGTTGCACAAGGGATTGGTGTGGCTGTGCTTCCTAGAATGCTGCTCGATTATTTACACCATGATAGAATCTCAACGGTCACCCTGTTAAATCCGACACCTAGTCAAGAGATTTGCATCCTCTATCGGACCGATCGATTTCTCGGCCAAGCGGCCAAAGTATTTATCGAAGAATTGCAATCTTTCATTCGTAGTGTAGCGGCAAGTACTAAGTCTTTGGGATGA
- a CDS encoding DinB family protein has translation MTQSILRTGIMLRQMVIGQLQAMTETQIDFQSPGLSNTIRWNIGHMIYWFDKCSAVSFGIPSAIPAHYETLFGSGTKPSDWVIAPPAKDELLQTLAAQLSQLSELSPDKLDTILTSPYQLGPFEFNTAGELLNFALLHEAIHLGMISSQIKFIC, from the coding sequence ATGACACAATCCATTCTTCGAACAGGAATTATGCTGCGTCAGATGGTAATCGGACAGCTGCAAGCAATGACAGAAACTCAAATAGACTTTCAATCACCAGGCTTGAGCAATACGATTCGATGGAATATCGGTCACATGATTTACTGGTTCGATAAATGCTCGGCAGTTTCCTTCGGAATACCTTCGGCAATCCCGGCTCATTATGAAACCTTGTTTGGAAGCGGAACGAAGCCATCCGATTGGGTAATCGCCCCGCCTGCCAAGGATGAACTGCTGCAAACGCTGGCAGCGCAGCTGTCCCAATTATCCGAGCTCAGTCCAGATAAGCTTGACACGATTCTTACATCACCTTATCAGCTCGGTCCGTTCGAGTTCAACACAGCTGGTGAATTATTGAACTTCGCGCTCCTTCATGAAGCCATTCACCTTGGGATGATTTCAAGTCAAATCAAATTCATTTGTTAA
- a CDS encoding alpha/beta fold hydrolase: MPFLTTKDATCLYYKDWGLGKPVVFVSGWGLSAEMWNYQMIDLTARGLRCIAYDRRGHRRSDDPGHGYHYDTLADDLAALIDHLHLQDVMLVAHSMGSGEIVRYLTRYGSEKVKQCVFIGTTLPFPLKSDDNPSGFDRSLIDINRSMWKKDFPRWLQVNAAPYFGAGLPGCEVTPEMTEWTKSDMLQTSLKAILDCNLTLIETDFRAEMHDISVPTLFIHGDSDRSMPVEMSGKIAVKLVPNARFHLYENAPHGLYITHMERINNDLMAFALHEQ; encoded by the coding sequence ATGCCTTTCCTGACAACGAAAGATGCAACGTGCCTTTATTATAAAGATTGGGGTTTGGGGAAGCCTGTCGTTTTTGTGAGCGGATGGGGATTGAGTGCTGAAATGTGGAACTATCAAATGATTGATTTAACTGCCCGGGGGCTTCGCTGCATTGCCTATGACCGGCGGGGACACCGGCGATCGGATGATCCTGGTCACGGCTACCACTACGATACGCTTGCTGATGATCTCGCTGCACTCATCGATCATTTGCACCTTCAAGATGTGATGCTGGTCGCGCACTCTATGGGCAGCGGGGAGATTGTCCGCTATTTAACGCGATATGGCAGTGAAAAGGTGAAGCAGTGTGTCTTCATCGGCACAACGCTGCCCTTCCCGTTGAAGTCGGATGATAATCCCAGTGGATTTGATCGAAGTCTCATCGACATCAATCGATCGATGTGGAAAAAGGATTTTCCCCGCTGGCTGCAAGTGAATGCTGCTCCGTATTTTGGCGCCGGGCTGCCTGGATGTGAGGTCACGCCGGAAATGACGGAGTGGACAAAATCCGATATGCTGCAGACATCGCTCAAGGCCATCCTCGATTGCAATCTCACACTCATCGAGACCGATTTTCGCGCGGAGATGCATGACATCTCGGTACCCACTCTGTTCATTCACGGGGATAGCGATCGTTCAATGCCCGTCGAAATGTCAGGGAAGATCGCTGTCAAGCTTGTGCCGAATGCCCGCTTCCACTTGTACGAAAACGCTCCGCATGGACTTTACATTACGCATATGGAGCGCATCAATAACGATCTGATGGCCTTCGCATTGCATGAGCAGTAG
- a CDS encoding peptidase inhibitor family I36 protein, with product MKNKTIVKKPGVRKAVITQTLPTLVLWENNDQKGRRLRFRGNLGVRTLVIFNFNDLLSSFVFAGNRNSTLVLFRDINYQGPRKVFRGSIEVDSLPDFNDQTSSFIMSRRRLTNAEIDDIQARRVAPENFAEVLGNGTVAMNRKVVKHN from the coding sequence ATGAAGAATAAGACTATCGTAAAAAAACCAGGAGTTAGAAAAGCTGTTATTACTCAAACTCTTCCTACACTGGTGCTTTGGGAGAATAACGATCAAAAGGGACGCCGTCTTCGTTTTCGTGGCAACTTGGGGGTTCGCACCCTAGTGATTTTTAACTTCAATGATCTGCTGTCGAGCTTTGTGTTCGCAGGAAATCGCAACAGCACCCTCGTACTTTTCCGGGATATCAATTACCAAGGACCCCGCAAGGTGTTTCGCGGCTCCATCGAAGTAGACAGCCTGCCTGACTTCAATGATCAGACATCATCCTTCATCATGTCGCGCAGACGTCTCACCAATGCTGAAATCGACGACATCCAAGCGCGTCGTGTTGCACCGGAAAATTTTGCAGAGGTTCTCGGAAACGGGACCGTTGCCATGAACAGAAAAGTTGTAAAACATAATTAG
- a CDS encoding rhodanese-like domain-containing protein, with protein MMDIHVTIRIVVIALFAMFIYSRFAGVKGLKNLRTEQFKDELKTNPNKMLVDVREPNEVKRGYIAGAVNIPLSQMKQRIGEIPAGKSIYLYCQSGMRSKQAARVLQKNGYRELAHLQGGIMAWDGKLSK; from the coding sequence ATGATGGATATACATGTAACCATACGAATTGTGGTCATCGCACTCTTTGCCATGTTTATATATTCACGATTCGCTGGAGTCAAAGGACTTAAAAACTTAAGGACGGAGCAGTTCAAAGATGAACTGAAAACAAACCCAAATAAAATGCTCGTGGATGTTCGGGAACCGAATGAAGTCAAGCGAGGGTATATTGCCGGGGCAGTCAATATTCCCTTATCCCAAATGAAACAGCGGATTGGTGAAATTCCAGCGGGAAAAAGCATTTATCTATATTGCCAAAGCGGGATGAGAAGCAAACAGGCGGCGCGAGTCCTGCAGAAGAACGGTTACCGTGAACTTGCTCATCTGCAAGGCGGCATCATGGCATGGGACGGAAAACTATCGAAATGA
- a CDS encoding metal-sensitive transcriptional regulator, producing the protein MHYDEDVKKRLKRVEGQIRGVLKMMEEEQPCKDVVAQLSAVRSAADKAIAYIVAVNLEQCILEEKEAGRDTSKVVQQAMELLVKSR; encoded by the coding sequence ATGCACTATGATGAAGACGTGAAAAAGAGATTAAAGCGGGTAGAGGGACAAATTCGCGGTGTGCTGAAAATGATGGAAGAAGAGCAGCCCTGCAAAGATGTTGTGGCCCAGTTATCTGCCGTAAGAAGTGCTGCGGATAAGGCCATCGCTTACATCGTTGCGGTTAATCTAGAGCAATGCATTTTGGAAGAAAAAGAAGCCGGAAGAGATACGAGCAAAGTTGTTCAGCAGGCGATGGAATTACTTGTGAAAAGCCGATAA
- a CDS encoding DsrE/DsrF/DrsH-like family protein, producing MDVNKEKSTIVLFSGELDKAIAAFIIANGAAAYDHEVTIFFTFWGLNALRKDESAFVKKGWLERMFAKMMPRGADKLGLSRMNFGGIGPKMIKHVMKKHNALTLPQLIELAQEQGVKLVACTMTMDLLGLQQEELLDGIEYAGVAAYLGDAADAKVNLFI from the coding sequence ATGGACGTGAACAAAGAAAAATCGACGATTGTATTATTTAGCGGGGAATTGGACAAAGCGATAGCCGCCTTCATCATTGCCAATGGAGCAGCTGCTTACGATCATGAGGTGACCATTTTCTTCACATTCTGGGGCCTGAACGCACTGCGCAAGGATGAGTCTGCATTCGTGAAGAAAGGTTGGCTCGAGAGAATGTTTGCAAAAATGATGCCCCGCGGAGCAGACAAGCTTGGTTTGTCCAGAATGAACTTTGGCGGTATTGGGCCCAAAATGATCAAGCATGTTATGAAAAAGCATAACGCTTTGACGCTGCCGCAGCTCATCGAACTGGCTCAGGAGCAAGGAGTGAAATTGGTTGCTTGTACCATGACAATGGACCTGCTTGGCTTGCAGCAGGAAGAGTTACTGGACGGTATTGAATACGCGGGCGTTGCTGCTTACTTAGGAGACGCTGCAGACGCTAAAGTCAACTTGTTTATTTAA
- a CDS encoding sulfurtransferase TusA family protein gives MANLVVDAKGLACPMPIVKAKKGIDTLEPGQTMELQTTDKGSMKDFQAWVNQTNHELVEAREDSGVFTFVVKKGS, from the coding sequence ATGGCAAACTTGGTTGTAGATGCAAAAGGACTGGCATGTCCGATGCCGATTGTAAAGGCGAAGAAGGGAATCGACACATTGGAACCGGGGCAAACCATGGAGCTGCAAACGACGGACAAGGGCTCCATGAAGGATTTCCAGGCATGGGTGAACCAAACCAATCACGAACTGGTAGAGGCACGAGAAGACAGTGGTGTATTTACCTTTGTTGTGAAGAAAGGCTCCTGA
- a CDS encoding DsrE/DsrF/DrsH-like family protein, producing MANKKVALIASSGGLETAYKVLNIATAAAALDAEVAIFFTFEGLSIIHKQSEQLLRLKPGNEGLAEGFKKNNVPSIGELMEIAKESGVRLIGCQMTIDVMGLQPEHFIEGIELGGAATFLDFAFDAQVSLNF from the coding sequence ATGGCCAACAAAAAAGTAGCTCTTATTGCATCTTCCGGCGGTCTTGAAACAGCTTATAAGGTTCTGAACATAGCCACAGCCGCGGCGGCGCTTGATGCTGAGGTCGCCATCTTTTTCACCTTTGAGGGGCTTTCCATCATTCACAAACAGTCCGAGCAGCTGCTTCGGCTGAAGCCCGGCAATGAAGGTTTAGCGGAAGGGTTCAAGAAAAACAATGTTCCTTCCATCGGAGAGCTCATGGAAATCGCAAAAGAATCCGGAGTGCGCCTCATTGGCTGCCAAATGACGATCGACGTGATGGGACTGCAGCCGGAACATTTCATTGAAGGGATCGAACTGGGCGGCGCTGCGACTTTCTTGGATTTTGCCTTTGATGCGCAAGTAAGCTTGAACTTCTAA